AGCTAATTTTAAGATATTAGCTGGTTTTGCTTAAACAACTATTTACTTAAACCATCCTTTTTCTTTAAAGTGAGTGATGGCTTCAATTCGATTTTTAACTTCAAGCTTATCAAGTATCGTTGAAATGTAATTTCTTACCGTACTCGTTTTTATTTGAAGCTCATCTGCAATTTCTTTCGTATCTCTACCATCAGCAACGAGTTCTAACACTTCTTTTTCACGATGAGTCAGAGGATGACCTTCATTATACATGTCGTCCATCAGTTCAGGTGCATAAATTCGCTTTCCAGCCATGATACTTCTAATTGAGTTTGCCAACTCCTCGCTTGGGCTGTCCTTTAATAGATACCCTTTAACACCTGCCTTTAATGCTCTTTGGAAATAACCACTTCGTGCAAAGGTCGTTAAAATGATAACTTTACATCCTATTTCTTTCAGTTCCTCAGCTGCTTCTAGTCCACTTTTTTCCGGCATTTCAATATCCATTATACAAACATCTGGCTTGTGTCTTTGAACAAGTGATATTGCTTCAGCCCCATTGTTAGCTTTACCTACCACTTCCATATCCTCTTCTAAATTGAGAAGTGATCCTAATGCACCCAACATCATTCGTTGGTCTTCCGCAATAACTATTCGAATCATTTCAGTTCCTCCTCATTTCCCTGCTTAACGATGTTAGTGGGGACTTTCATGATGATAGCTGTTCCTTCATTTGAAATGATATCTAGTCTACCATTCACAAACTCAAGCCTTTCTTTCATACCTAAAAGCCCACTACCTTTCCCTAAATCGTGATCCATGACGATACCAATACCGTTATCACGAACGGTAATAGAAATTTCATTCCATGATTGTTCTATAGATATCTCACATAAAGTAGCGTTACTATGTTTTACAACATTCGTTACAGCTTCTTTGACACACATGCTTAGTATATTTTCTAGAAACAATGAAACATTATTCAATTTGACATCCTCATCTATAATAAAATCAAGTTGAGCAGCTTTTAGTATCTCTTTTACTCGCACAAATTCCT
This sequence is a window from Cytobacillus sp. IB215665. Protein-coding genes within it:
- a CDS encoding response regulator transcription factor translates to MIRIVIAEDQRMMLGALGSLLNLEEDMEVVGKANNGAEAISLVQRHKPDVCIMDIEMPEKSGLEAAEELKEIGCKVIILTTFARSGYFQRALKAGVKGYLLKDSPSEELANSIRSIMAGKRIYAPELMDDMYNEGHPLTHREKEVLELVADGRDTKEIADELQIKTSTVRNYISTILDKLEVKNRIEAITHFKEKGWFK